A genomic segment from Nicotiana tabacum cultivar K326 chromosome 7, ASM71507v2, whole genome shotgun sequence encodes:
- the LOC142162069 gene encoding uncharacterized protein LOC142162069, which translates to MRLTEFETVALTEECTSRIQHKLPQKLKDPGSFTIPVRIGEIDMGRALCDLGASINLMPLLVFKQLGLGAPRPTTMMLQLADRSYVYHEGVIEDVLLHIGKFIFLADFIILD; encoded by the coding sequence ATGAGGTTAACTGAGTTTGAGACCGtcgcacttactgaggagtgcacttccagGATTCAACATAAACttccacaaaagcttaaggatccggGTAGTTTTACCATCCCCGTGAGGATTGGTGAAATTGATATGGGTAgagccttgtgtgatttgggtgcaagtatCAATCTGATGCCGTTATTAGTGTTCAAACAATTGGGCTTAGGAGCTCCAAGACCCACCACGATGATGCTACAGTTAGCTGATAGATCTTATGTTTATCATGAAGGGGTGATTGAGGATGTTTTGCTGCATATTGGGAAGTTTATTTTCCTTGCAGATTTTATCATACTGGATTAA
- the LOC107777490 gene encoding mogroside IIIx synthase-like — protein sequence MNNSLGPNVAFNGVEKSHDIILINTCNEIEGKYVDYLSTLSKKEVIPVGPLIREMKITMENEGNDSKIITWLDKKDESSCVYVSFGSEYFLSKEEIEEIAHSLELSELNFIWVLRFPLGEETNIENVLPKGFLDRVKEKGVIVEKWAPQARILEHTSVGGFLCHCGWNSILESLHFGVPLITMPMHLDQHTHSRMAVELGTTMEVVRDENGKLNREETAKVIRNVVMEKNGGESVKAKVRELRNKIREKGEEEFDQVVTRLLHLCTNNKQYEHKMT from the coding sequence ATGAACAACTCGCTAGGACCAAATGTTGCTTTCAATGGGGTGGAAAAATCCCATGATATTATTTTGATCAATACTTGTAATGAAATTGAGGGGAAGTATGTGGATTATCTCTCAACTTTAAGCAAGAAAGAAGTCATACCTGTCGGTCCACTTATTCGTGAAATGAAAATAACTATGGAAAATGAGGGAAATGACTCCAAGATTATAACATGGCTAGACAAGAAGGATGAGTCCTCATGTGTTTATGTTTCATTTGGAAGTGAATATTTCTTGTCCaaagaggaaattgaagaaatagctCATAGTTTAGAGCTAAGTGAGCTGAACTTCATATGGGTACTTAGGTTTCCATTAGGTGAAGAAACTAACATTGAAAATGTGCTACCAAAAGGTTTTCTTGATAGAGTTAAAGAAAAAGGTGTCATTGTGGAAAAATGGGCACCTCAAGCAAGAATTCTTGAGCATACAAGTGTTGGGGGATTTTTGTGTCATTGCGGATGGAATTCTATACTAGAAAGTTTACATTTTGGAGTTCCTCTTATAACCATGCCTATGCACCTTGATCAACATACTCATTCAAGAATGGCGGTCGAGCTAGGAACAACTATGGAGGTTGTGAGAGATGAAAATGGGAAACTGAATAGAGAAGAGACAGCAAAAGTGATAAGAAATGTGGTGATGGAGAAGAATGGTGGAGAAAGTGTGAAGGCAAAGGTAAGAGAATTGAGGAACAAGATAAgagagaaaggagaagaagagttTGATCAAGTGGTTACGAGGTTACTGCACCTTTGTACCAACAATAAGCAATATGAACACAAGATGACATAA
- the LOC107777488 gene encoding E3 ubiquitin-protein ligase MIEL1 isoform X2, protein MLRIIFDRHELVRQDVTQVICSVCDTEQPVARVCTNCGVNMGEYFCEVCKFYDDDIDKGQFHCDDCGICRVGGRENFFHCKKCGSCYSVSLRNNHSCVENSMRHHCPICYEFLFDSLKDTSVMKCGHTMHAECYHEMIKRDKYCCPICSRSIIDMSKAWKRMDEEIEETIMPEDLRYKKVWILCNDCNDTTEVFFHIIGQKCRHCQSYNTRMISPPVLPQ, encoded by the exons ATGTTGCGTATTATTTTTGATCGGCATGAACTAGTTCGACAGGATGTCACACAG GTCATCTGCTCGGTCTGTGATACAGAACAGCCA GTTGCTCGTGTTTGTACAAATTGTGGTGTCAATATGGgagaatatttttgtgaagtgTGCAAATTCTATGATGATGAT ATAGACAAAGGGCAGTTCCATTGTGATGATTGTGGAATCTGCAG AGTTGGTGGTCGCGAGAACTTCTTTCATTGCAAGAAGTGTG GCTCTTGTTATTCAGTTAGTCTGCGTAATAACCACTCGTGCGTGGAGAACTCCATGCGGCATCATTGTCCCATTTGTTATGAG TTTCTCTTTGATTCTCTGAAAGACACTAGTgtaatgaaatgtgggcacacaATGCACGCTGAGTGCTACCACGAGATGATAAAGCGTGACAA ATACTGCTGCCCAATATGTTCTAGATCAATTATTGACATGTCCAAAGCTTGGAAAAGAATGGATGAGGAG ATTGAAGAGACAATCATGCCCGAAGATCTCAGATATAAGAAG GTTTGGATTCTGTGTAATGACTGTAATGACACAACTGAAGTATTCTTCCACATCATCGGGCAAAAATGCAGACACTGTCAATCATACAACACTCGTATGATTTCACCTCCTGTTCTTCCCCAATAA
- the LOC107777488 gene encoding E3 ubiquitin-protein ligase MIEL1 isoform X1, with translation MGGSCSERLDFGKMGYGCKHYRRRCKIRAPCCNEVFDCRHCHNEATSMLRIIFDRHELVRQDVTQVICSVCDTEQPVARVCTNCGVNMGEYFCEVCKFYDDDIDKGQFHCDDCGICRVGGRENFFHCKKCGSCYSVSLRNNHSCVENSMRHHCPICYEFLFDSLKDTSVMKCGHTMHAECYHEMIKRDKYCCPICSRSIIDMSKAWKRMDEEIEETIMPEDLRYKKVWILCNDCNDTTEVFFHIIGQKCRHCQSYNTRMISPPVLPQ, from the exons ATGGGAGGTTCTTGCAGTGAACGCCTTGATTTTGGCAAAATGGGTTATGG ATGCAAGCACTATAGGAGAAGATGTAAAATTAGAGCCCCTTGCTGCAATGAGGTCTTTGACTGCCGCCATTGTCACAATGAAGCCACT AGCATGTTGCGTATTATTTTTGATCGGCATGAACTAGTTCGACAGGATGTCACACAG GTCATCTGCTCGGTCTGTGATACAGAACAGCCA GTTGCTCGTGTTTGTACAAATTGTGGTGTCAATATGGgagaatatttttgtgaagtgTGCAAATTCTATGATGATGAT ATAGACAAAGGGCAGTTCCATTGTGATGATTGTGGAATCTGCAG AGTTGGTGGTCGCGAGAACTTCTTTCATTGCAAGAAGTGTG GCTCTTGTTATTCAGTTAGTCTGCGTAATAACCACTCGTGCGTGGAGAACTCCATGCGGCATCATTGTCCCATTTGTTATGAG TTTCTCTTTGATTCTCTGAAAGACACTAGTgtaatgaaatgtgggcacacaATGCACGCTGAGTGCTACCACGAGATGATAAAGCGTGACAA ATACTGCTGCCCAATATGTTCTAGATCAATTATTGACATGTCCAAAGCTTGGAAAAGAATGGATGAGGAG ATTGAAGAGACAATCATGCCCGAAGATCTCAGATATAAGAAG GTTTGGATTCTGTGTAATGACTGTAATGACACAACTGAAGTATTCTTCCACATCATCGGGCAAAAATGCAGACACTGTCAATCATACAACACTCGTATGATTTCACCTCCTGTTCTTCCCCAATAA